From a single Cytophagales bacterium WSM2-2 genomic region:
- a CDS encoding o-succinylbenzoate synthase, which produces MLRASVHPYVLNFAFAARTSRGPMTEKTSWFVRLWDDSKPEVYGLGECGPLQGLSKESGPEFEATLINAIQAFQNKNLSLPSGKEGIAALSDFFQSNKIDRENSSIVFALETALLDLMQGGKKVVFKNKFTETPVPINGLVWMGGLDFMLQQVEIKIRDGFKCVKLKVGGLDFEKECDVLQYIRRKYFRDNIEIRLDANGAFKKEDALDKINSLKRFNVHSLEQPIKPGLPEMEEICAKSPIPIAFDEELIGIASDEKEKLLKRLKPQYIILKPTLHGGMMGSDEWIRIAEKQNIGWWVTSALESNIGLNAIAQFTSQYNSSLHHGLGTGQIYTNNFPSPLLADKGVLMYQPKEKWDLTALFPDEAEESLYLKN; this is translated from the coding sequence TAGTAAACCGGAAGTTTATGGACTCGGTGAGTGTGGTCCTTTGCAAGGATTAAGCAAAGAATCAGGTCCTGAATTTGAAGCAACACTTATCAATGCAATCCAGGCATTTCAAAATAAAAATTTGTCATTGCCTTCAGGTAAAGAAGGGATCGCAGCATTGAGTGACTTCTTTCAGTCGAATAAAATTGACCGCGAGAATTCGTCCATCGTATTCGCACTTGAAACAGCTCTCCTGGATTTAATGCAAGGAGGTAAGAAGGTAGTTTTTAAAAATAAATTCACGGAAACCCCGGTGCCGATCAATGGTCTGGTGTGGATGGGCGGTCTCGACTTTATGCTGCAACAAGTGGAAATTAAAATCCGGGATGGATTTAAGTGCGTGAAATTGAAAGTGGGAGGTCTTGATTTCGAAAAGGAGTGCGATGTACTTCAATATATCCGCAGAAAATATTTTCGCGACAATATCGAAATCAGGCTAGATGCCAATGGTGCATTTAAGAAAGAAGATGCACTCGATAAAATTAATTCATTGAAGCGGTTCAACGTTCACTCGCTTGAGCAGCCGATTAAGCCCGGCTTGCCCGAGATGGAAGAGATTTGTGCTAAGTCACCCATACCTATCGCCTTTGATGAAGAACTTATTGGAATCGCTTCCGATGAAAAAGAAAAGCTGCTCAAAAGATTGAAGCCGCAGTATATTATTTTGAAACCGACATTGCATGGAGGAATGATGGGGAGCGATGAATGGATACGCATTGCCGAAAAGCAAAACATTGGTTGGTGGGTAACCTCTGCGCTTGAATCCAACATCGGCCTCAATGCGATTGCCCAATTTACCTCGCAATACAATTCTTCATTGCATCACGGACTTGGCACTGGCCAGATTTATACAAATAACTTTCCGTCACCTCTGCTGGCGGATAAAGGAGTATTGATGTATCAGCCGAAGGAGAAATGGGATTTGACCGCTTTGTTTCCCGATGAGGCAGAGGAATCACTCTACCTGAAAAACTGA